Genomic window (Taeniopygia guttata chromosome 32, bTaeGut7.mat, whole genome shotgun sequence):
TGGCTGACACTGATCCAATATGGCTGACACGGCTTCAATATGGCTGACACGGCTCCAATATGGCAGACGTGGCTCCAATATGGCTGACACGGCTTCAATATGGCTGACATGGTTCCAATATGGCTGACATGGCTCCAATATAGCTGACATGGTTCCAATATGGCGGCCATGGTGTTGATATGGCTGACACGGCTCCAATATGGCAGACGTGGCTCCAATATGGCTGACACAGCTCCAATATGGCGGCTGTGGCATTGATATGGCTGACATGGCTTCAATATGGTGGCCATGATGTTGATATGGATGACACGGCTCCAATATGGCTGACACAGGTCCAATATGGCTGACATGGCTTCAATATGGCGGCCGCAGCATTGATATGGCAGACGTGGCTCCAATATGGCAAACATGGCTCCAATATGGCCGACATGGCTCCAATATGGCGGCCGTGGCATTGGTATGGCTGACACGGCTCCAATATGGCTGACACGGTTCCAATATGGCGGCCATGGTGTTGATATGGCTGACGTGGTTCCAATATGGCTGACGTGGCTCCAATATGGCGGCCATGATAATGATATGGCAGCTGTGGCTCCAATATGGCTGATGTGACTCCAATATGGCGGCATTAATATGGCTGACACGGCACCAATATGGCGGCCGTGGCATCAATATGGCAGCCATGGCACCCCAACGGCAGCCATGACACCCCAGCCGTGTCTGTGCCACCCCAACGGCGGCCATGATGTTGTTGGCAGCCATGACACCCCAATGGCAGCCATGACACCCCAATGGCGGCCGTGATGGCATTGGCAGCCATGATATTCCAATGGCGGCCATGACACCCCAATGGCGGCCATGACACCCCAATGGCGGCCATGATGTTGTTGGCAGCCATGACACCCCAATGGCGGCCATGACACCCCAATGGCAGCCATGACACCCCAATGGCAGCCATGATGTTGTTGGCAGCCATGACACCCCAATGGCGGCCATGACACCCCAACTGTGTCCATGACAACCTCGGCAGCCATGACACCCCAACGGCGGCCATGACACCCCAACGGCGGCCATGACACCCCAACGGCGGCCATGACACCCCAACGGCAGCCATGACACCCCAATGGTGGCCATGACACCCCAACTGTGTCCATGACAACCTCGGCAGCCATGACACCCCAACGGCGGCCATGACACCCCAACGGCAGCCATGACACCCCAACAACAGCCATGAAACCCCAATGGCAGCCATGACACCCCGACGGCAGCCATGACACCCCAATGGCGGCCATGACACCCCAATGGCAGACATGATGTTGTTGACAGCCATGACACCCCAATGGTGGCCATGACACCCCAACCGTGTCCATGACAACCTCGGCAGCCATGACACCCCAACGGCAGCCATGACACCCCAACAGCAGCCGTGACACCTCAATGGCAGCCATGACACCTCAATGGCAGCCATGATGTTGTTGGCAGCCATGACACCTAACAGTGGCCATGATGGCATTGGCGGCCATGTCACTCCAATTTCAGCCATGACACCCCAATGTCAGCCATGATGTTGTTGGCAGCCATGACACCCCAACAGCTGCCATGACACCCCAACCGTGTCCATGACAACCTTGGCAGCCATGACACCCCAACGGCAGCCATGACACCCTAACCGTGTCCATGACAACCTTGGCAGCCATGACACCCCAACGGCGGCCATGACACCCCAACGGTGACCATGACACCCCAACGGCGGCCATGacaccccccaaaccctccccattGACCCCTCAGGTTCGGCGCCGGCGGGCGACGCCTTCGTGCCGGCGCGGCGGGAGCTGCTGGCGCACCTGGAGGCGGCGGCCTGGGGGCCGTACCGGGGCTCGCCCGAGTTCGGGCGCTTCGTGCAGTTCAAGTGGCTGGAGGGCCAGGCCGTCAGCGCCGACGCCTTCGCCGAGTTCCGCGTGCTGGGCAAGGGCGGCTTCGGCGAGGTGTGCGCCTGCCAGCGCCGCGCCACCGGCAAGATGTACGCCAACAAGCGCCTCAACAAGAAACGCCTCAAGAAGCGCAAGGGATACGAGGTGGGCGTGGcctcagggtgtccccaaggtggcCCCAAGGTGGCCCCAAGGGTGGCCCCaatggtgtccccaaggtggcACCAAGGGTGGCcccagaggtgtccccagggtggccccacgggtgtccccagggtggccccagggtgtccccaaggtggtACCAAGCGTGGctccagggtgtccccaaggtggcACCAAGGGTGGcctcagggtgtccccagggtggcacCAAGGTGGCACCAAGCGTGGCTCcagaggtgtccccaaggtggcCCCAAAAGTGGCCCCAGGGTGGCCCCAAGGGTGGCCCCAAGGGTGGcctcagggtgtccccaaggtggcACCAAGGTGGCCCCAAGGGTGGCCCCAAGGGTGGCCCCAAAGGtggccccagggtgtccccaagggtggCCCCAGGGTggccccaggggtgtccccagggtgtccccagggtggccCTTTGTCCTGTCTGTGCCCGTGGGTGTCCCTTGGCACCCTCAGATGTTCCTCTGTCCTCAGACTCACCCCTTGGTCCCCTCTGGGGTCCCTCTGACCCCACTCGGTCCCCTTGGATGTTCCTCTGTCCCCAAATccgtccctctgtccccagatccgtccctctgtccccaaatccgtccctctgtccctaaatccatccctctgtcccctcagaTGTCCCCTTGgtccctgtgtctgtccctTGGCGTGTGCCACCTGCACGTCCTTggcatgtccctgtccctgtccccgtccctgtccctgtccccgtccctgtccctgtccataCTCCGTGTCCATGGTGGTGCCATCCCGTGTCCCCAacgtgtccccaccgtgtccccggCGTGTCCCCAGGCGGCGCTGGTGGAGAAGCGGATCCTGGCGCGTGTCCACAGCCGCTTCATCGTGTCCCTGGCCTGCGCCTTCCAGACCAAGACCGACCTCTGCCTCGTCATGACCATCATGAACGGCGGCGACCTGCGGTACGCGGGCTGcggtggccctggggacagcggggtggcctcggggacagcagggtggccttggggtggccttggggtggccttggggtgGCCTCAGGGTGGCCTCAGGGTGGCCTCGGGGTGGCCttggggtggccttggggtggccttggggtggccttggggtgGCCTCAACCTTGGATTGGTCTTGGTGTGACCTTCATGTGGCCTTGGAGTGGCCTTGGCATGGTCTGATATGGCCTTGGTGTGACCCTTGTGTAACCTTGGTGTGACCTTGGTGTGGCCTTGGTGTGGCCTTGGTGTGACCTTGGTGTGACCTTGATGTGACCTTGGTGTGGCCTTGGTGTGGCCTTGGTGTGACCTTGGTGTGACCTTGATGTGACCTTGATGTGGCTTTGGTGTGACCTTGGAGTGGCCTTGGCATGGCCTTGATGTGACCTTGATGTCACCCTGGTGTGACCTTGATGTGGCCTTGGTGTCACCCTGGTGTGACCTTGGCACTGTGCTGGTGCCACACACATTGATcgtgtccctgccatgtccccaatgtctccactgtccccagtgtccccatggtgtccctgtggtgtccccagtgtcctcaatgtccccaagtgtccccaatgtccccgatgtccccaatgtccccatggcattgtcccaaatgtccccatggtgtccctgtGGCGCCCCGTggtgtcccaatgtccccaggtgccacatctacaACGTGGACAAGGAGAACCCGGGGTTCATGGAGCCACATGAGCTGAACATGTCCCTGTCATGTCCCCATTggtgtccctgtggtgtccctgatgtccctgatgtccccaggtgccacatctacaACATGGATGAGGAGAACCCCGGCTTCGCATCCTGTTCATGTCCCTGTCATGTCTCCATTGgtgtccccgtggtgtccccagtgtccctgtggtgtccccaatgtccccatggtgtccctgtggtgtccccaatgtccccaatgtccccgatgtccccaggTACCACATCTACAACGTGGACGAGGAGAACCCTGGCTTCGCGGAGCCGCGCGCGGTTTTCTACACGGCGcagatcctgctggggctggagcacctccaCCAGCACCGCATCGTCTACCGCGACCTCAAACCCGAGAACGTCCTGCTCGACGACGCcggtggggacacggggacgctggggggacacggggacattggggggacacagggacattggggacattgggacattagggatattggggacactggggacattggagaTGTTGGAGATGTTGAAGATGTTGGGGACATTGAAGACATTGGGACATTGGagatgttggggacattggggacatttggacATTAGGGACGtaggggacattggggacattggggacattggggacactggggacattgggacattggAGATGTTGGagatgttggggacattggggacattgaggacattggggacattggggacattgggacatttgggacgTTGGGCACATCGGGATATTGGAGATGTTGAAGatgttggggacactggggacattggggacattggggacattggagatgttggggacattggacattggggacattggggacattggggacattggggacattggagatgttggggacattggggacattgaggacattggggacattggggacatttggacATCAGGGACGTTGGGCACATCGGGATATTGGAGATGTTGGAGatgttggggacactggggacatcagggacattggggacattggagacgttggggacattcggacattggggacattggagatGTTTGGGACACTGAGGACATTGAGGACATTTAGACACTGGAGATGTTGGGatatttgggacattgggggatgTGGGAAAtgagggggacatggggacactggtggTCATTGGTGGTCACTGGTGGTCACTGGTGGACATTGGTGGTCACTGTTGGTCACTGGTGGTCACCAGTGGTCACCAGTGGTCATTGGTGGTCACCGGTGGTCACTGTTGGTCACTGGTGGTCATTGGTGGTCACCAGTGGTCACTAGTGGTCATTGGTGGTCACTGGTGGTCACCGGTGGTCACCAGTGGTCATTGGTGGTCACCAGTGGTCACTGTTGGTCACTGTTGGTCACCGGTGGTCACTGTTGGTCACCGGTGCCCAGGCCACGTCCGTCTGTCCGACATGGGCTTGGCCGTGGAGCTCAAGGATGGAGAGAGCAAAACCCGCGGCTACGCCGGGACCccaggtggggacaggggacactggggggacactgggggacactggggggacactggggggacactgggggacactgggggacactggggggacactggggggacactgggggacactggggacactggggggacactggtgggacagggggacatggggagaACCTTGGGTACAGTGAGGACATGGGAAGCCCCCCCAGAtacctgtgtcccctctgtgtcacctgggcCCCTCGGTGTCCCCTGCCCACCTCgatgtcccctcaatgtccccttgatgtcccctcgatgtcccctcgatgtcccctcggtgtccccgcAGGGTTCATGGCCCCCGAGCTGCTGAAGAACGAGGACTACGATTGGTCGGTCGATTACTTCACGCTGGGGGTGACGGTCTACGAGATGCTGGAGGCCAAAGGCCCCTTCCGCCGGCGGGGGGAGAAGGTGAccccacccccagcaccccccagtacagaccagtacagaccagtacagccCAGGAACCACAGGAACCCTCAGGAACCTCTGAAGGATTCCAAAAACCTCCCCAGAAACTCCCAAGAACAACCAGGAACTGCCCAAAATTCAGCTCAGGGCCCAGGACCTTCAGAAACCCCACAAGAACGTCCAAGAACCCCCCAGGTCCCTCAGAAACTCCAAAATTTCCAATACACCCCCAAAAAACGCCCCAGGACCTTCAGAAACTTCCAAGAACCTCcatgaaatctgccaggaccTTCAGAAATCCCCTAAAACCTCAAAGAACCCCCCAGGTCCCTCCGAAAACCTCCAAGAACCTGCAAGAAACCCCCCAGGACCTTCAGAATCCCCCAAGAACCTCCAagaaatcccccagatccttCAGAAATTCAAAATTTCCAATCAACCCCCCAAAGATCCCCCCAAGACCCTTAGAAAAGCCCCCAAAGCCTCCAAGAAACCCCTCAGGACTTTCAGAACCCCCCAAGAACCTCCAAGAAATCCCCCAGGTCCTTCAGAAACTCCAAATTTCCattaaacccccaaaaaactccccagGTCCCTCAGGAACCTCCAAAGAACCTCCAAGAAATCCCCCAGGTCCCtcagaaaacccccaaaacctcaaagAAACCCCCGGTTCCTTCAGAAACCCCCAAGAACCTCCAAGAACCCCCCAAGAACCCCCCAAGAACCACCCGAGGACCTTCAGAAACGCCCAAGAACCTCCAAGAACCCCCCAAGAACCACCCGAGGACCttcagaaccccccaaaacctccataAAACGTGACCCCCAGGACGTCCCTCCGTGTTTTGTCCCCCCAGGTGGAGAACAAGGAGGTGACGCGGCGCATCCTGAACGACCCGGTGACCTACTCGGAGAAGTTCAGCGCGGCGGCGCGCGAGGCCTGCGAGGGGCTCCTGGCCAAGGACCCCCAGGCCCGCCTGGGCTTCCGCGACAACGGCTGCGCGCAGCTGAAGGCCCACCCCTTCTTCAGGAGCATCAACTGGGGGCGCCTCGAGGCCGGTAACGCCCCGGGAGGGGTCTCCAGGGTGGTCAAGGGTCCGGAGATGGGGCTCCAGGGGATGTGGTGGACGTGGGGCGTGGTGGGGCAGTGGGTGGTCAGGAGTTGGGGTCTCCAGTGGGTTTTGGGTGGTCATGGTGGTGTCTCCATTGGGTGTTGGGTGGGTGGTCATGAGTTGGGGTCCTCAAAGGACATTGGGTGGTCAAGAGTTGGGTCTGcactgggttttggggtctccagtGGGTGTTGGGTGCTCATGGTGGTGTCTCCATGGAGCAATGGGTGGTCATGAGTTGGGTCTCCGGTGGGCGTTGGGGTCTCCATTGAATGCTGGAGGTCCAACAACAGAGTTTCCACTGAGTGCTGGGAGCCCTGCAATGAATTTTGGGGAGTTCCTGGTGGTTCTTGAGATGTTCTTGGAAGCCCTCAGATGTTCCTTGGGGTTCCCCTGGTTACTGGACcatactgggctgta
Coding sequences:
- the GRK1 gene encoding rhodopsin kinase GRK1; this encodes MDIGGLETVVANSAYVSARGGPGGGGKERRSKARLRLPHISQCEALRAQLGGTAQNGAPNGAPPGHAQDGGQETSFRWQCVEQPIGKLLFRRFLEGRPEFAPAGALWAEIEAFEQCEDAEREEAAKRLRSRFFTPGGSEHCGFLSAAATAPPAGSAPAGDAFVPARRELLAHLEAAAWGPYRGSPEFGRFVQFKWLEGQAVSADAFAEFRVLGKGGFGEVCACQRRATGKMYANKRLNKKRLKKRKGYEAALVEKRILARVHSRFIVSLACAFQTKTDLCLVMTIMNGGDLRYHIYNVDEENPGFAEPRAVFYTAQILLGLEHLHQHRIVYRDLKPENVLLDDAGHVRLSDMGLAVELKDGESKTRGYAGTPGFMAPELLKNEDYDWSVDYFTLGVTVYEMLEAKGPFRRRGEKVENKEVTRRILNDPVTYSEKFSAAAREACEGLLAKDPQARLGFRDNGCAQLKAHPFFRSINWGRLEAGLVPPPFVPDPRRVYAKDLGDVGAFSTVKGVELDAGDAALCDAFASGTVPIPWQEELIETGVFQELNVWGAPGTLPPDLDPNAAGGAGGGKSSTCQLL